One genomic region from Electrophorus electricus isolate fEleEle1 chromosome 25, fEleEle1.pri, whole genome shotgun sequence encodes:
- the LOC113568130 gene encoding homeodomain-interacting protein kinase 1-like: protein MDDHELNPFGFHEPSFRKVKSGKIINTEDSSSGISKKVKFESNYYLRSPSPRIRLGTPWPSDPGFSSLKRKREGEHSSNSVKILEDLYTPSLSKRVARSGTTTSSTQSIAYSGCTADRKSVGDCEYQLGQNGILCSASNSYEVLHFLGCGSFGHVAKCSKKDTNEMVAIRS from the exons ATGGATGATCATGAATTAAATCCGTTCGGTTTTCATGAGCCTTCTTTCCGTAAGGTTAAAAGTGGGAAAATAATCAACACTGAGG ATTCCTCCAGTGGGATCTCCAAGAAAGTAAAATTCGAGAGTAATTACTACTTGCGGAGTCCTAGCCCTAGGATTCGGCTGGGGACGCCCTGGCCCTCGGATCCAGGGTTCAGCAGcctgaagaggaagagagaaggagaacacaGCAGCAACAGCGTAAAGATCCTGGAGGATCTCTACACCCCTTCGTTGTCCAAGCGCGTGGCCAGGAGCGGAACAACCACCTCTTCCACCCAGTCCATTGCGTACTCCGGTTGTACCGCAGATAGAAAATCCGTAGGCGATTGCGAATACCAGCTGGGGCAGAATGGGATCCTCTGCTCTGCCTCCAACAGCTACGAGGTGCTGCACTTCCTTGGTTGTGGAAGTTTTGGCCATGTGGCCAAATGCTCCAAGAAGGACACCAATGAAATGGTTGCCATCAGATCCTGA
- the LOC118240771 gene encoding LOW QUALITY PROTEIN: homeodomain-interacting protein kinase 1-like (The sequence of the model RefSeq protein was modified relative to this genomic sequence to represent the inferred CDS: inserted 2 bases in 1 codon), whose protein sequence is MRSVSILRQLSRENAYEFNFVRAXECFQHKKHMCLVFKMLGQNLYDFLKGSMFSPLLLKCVRPVLQQVATVLMKLKSLGLIHTDLKPENIMLVNPVRQPYRVKVIDFGSASHVSEAVCSNYLQTRYYR, encoded by the exons ATGCGATCT GTGAGCATCCTGAGACAGCTGAGCAGGGAGAACGCATACGAGTTCAATTTCGTACGCGC TGAGTGCTTCCAGCACAAGAAGCACATGTGCCTGGTGTTCAAGATGCTGGGGCAGAACCTCTACGACTTCCTGAAGGGCAGCATGTTCAGCCCGCTACTGTTGAAGTGCGTCCGGCCCGTGCTGCAGCAGGTCGCAACGGTGCTCATGAAGCTGAAGAGCCTGGGCCTGATCCACACCGACCTCAAGCCCGAAAACATCATGCTGGTGAACCCTGTCAGGCAGCCGTACAGAGTCAAAGTTATCGACTTCGGCTCGGCTAGCCACGTCTCCGAGGCTGTGTGCTCCAACTACCTGCAGACCAGATACTACCGGTGA